DNA from Lagenorhynchus albirostris chromosome 3, mLagAlb1.1, whole genome shotgun sequence:
GTCTGGCTGGCCGGCCACTCAGGgtcatgtctgtgtgtctgtctgcccAGGGTGGAGCCCACGGAGGCCGGGGATTACAAGCTGTGCTTTGACAACTCCTTCAGCACCATCTCAGAGAAGCTGGTGTTCTTTGAACTCATCTTTGACAGCCTGCAGGATGATGAGGAGGTGGAGGGTTGGGCAGAGGCTGTGGAGCCCGAGGAGATGCTGGATGTCAAGATGGAGGACATCAAGGTGCGCCCAGGCCAAGCTGGGGCCACTCCTCCCAGATCTCTGGCATTGGACCCTACCCTCTCACCTTGACTGGGGTCCGCCTTGGCCTGACCCTGCCTTTCCTACCTACTGGTGCCCCCAACCTAGTAACAGTAGAACATTTCTAGGTGTAAACCTTGTTCTAAGGGCTTAAATAACTCATTAAATCTCCATAACCACCTTATATGTAGGGAGTGTGCTCTAattatcccccattttacagttggggaaactgatgCACAAGATGGCTAAGTAACTCttctaaggccacacagccagcaaCTGACAGAGCCAATATCtgaacccaagcagtctggctTCACCTACTGCTATTTATTAATCACTAATATGTTCTTTATACTTAATTAGGCACTCAGGAatttccccagcagtccagtggttaggactccaagcttccactgccaggggccggggtttgatccctggttgggaaactgaggtcccgcaagccatgcggtacggccaaaaacaaaattagGCCTTCAATTCTCATGGCAACTCTGAGGTTTAATtctgaggaggaaactgaggcccagagaggttattTACTTGCTTATGGTCACACAGCCATTGAGTGGCAGAGGGATTTAGACTCAGGCAGCctggccactgagtctgtgctctcagctgtctctccctctccccccaaacATGAACTCTCACCCCGTTCTGCAGGACAAAACCTTGacctccttctccttctgtgCCATAGGAGTCCATCGAGACCATGAGGATCCGGCTTGAGCGCAGCATCCAAATGCTGACTCTGCTGCGGGCCTTTGAGGCACGTGACCGCAACCTGCAAGAGGGCAACCTGGAGCGGGTCAACTTCTGGTCTGCTGTGAACGTGGCTGTGTTGCTGCTCGTGGCTGTGCTGCAAGTCTGCACGCTCAAGCGCTTCTTTCAAGACAAGCGGCCCGTGCCTACGTAGCCCGCTGCCATGGAAGAACAGGCGAAAGGAAGAGCAGCAAGGCGCATGCGTGTGAGACTTGGTCGGGGGTGGGGTCCCTGCCCCAGCTTAGTTTTCTACGGGAGGGGAGGTTGTGCAGTTCAGGCCTGAGGTGTGGGTCCCCCTGCATCTCCTCCCTTCAGGGGCTGGGTAGGGAATACCAGCTGGCTTGCAGACATGGAAGCTCCAGGAGGGGTGGCTTAGCACCCGGAAATTGTGCATGGGGGGCACTGCAGCGTTCGAATGCAACCCTTGCGTtttctggccctgcctctgtccccTACTGTAAAACGTGCCTTAGCCAGAGTCTTCCAGCCTGCACCAGCCCTACACGGTACGGACGGGGCCCAGGAAGCaaactcccccttccctccccactggcCCTCCAAGCCAGGTCCCGGTAGGAAGGGGCTTGCTGTGGGATGCCAtgccttccttcttctccttgtGGCTCCGCCTGAGGGCTGTGCTACTGCTGGGGGTGGCCTGCTCGTGCTAGGGGCCAGGAAGGAGATGTGGCCGCAGTGTTCTTGCGAGAACAGTCACTTTATTGACAGGAAGGGGCCCGGCCCCTCGGCCCAGCTGGGGGCAGGCTGGGTGTGAGGTCTGGTAACAGAACTCCAGGAGCGGGGCCTCCAAGACCACCCGCCCCTCCCGCTGTCCCTGCAGGGGCCCCAGACAGGGCTGAGGGGTGGCCTCGGCCAAAGCCCGCACAGGAGCCTCATGGAACAAAGGGCAGTCTGGCCTGGGCACCAGAGTCAATAAATTATGGTCAGAAAAATCACAGAGCCTGGTGATTGGGGCTCAGGGACACCAGCCGGGACAGGCCTGCCCCCAGGGGGGCAGCCAGGCAGGCGGGAGGGGTCTCCCACGAAGCTCAGAAGAAAGGTCGGGCAGGAGCCGATGGAGGTGGTCGCCTGGGcacaagagaaaaatcagaaaaagcaaAGCTTAACTGTGTCCCCGGCTGGGCTAGAAGGCCTGTGCCCCGAAGAGGGCGAAGGGGGCCTCTGGGGAAAGTCCTCAGGAGACtgcgggtggggagggggcctGACTGCGGCACAGTCTGGGGCGCAGGGCCAGGAGGCCCTCTCCCCTCAGTAACTGCAACGCCTGCCGCAGGCCCCCGTCCTGGCCTCTGTAACCAGTGCCGTCTGGGGTGCAGGTGGGGGGACAGCCAGgcctgtgtgtgtggctgtgtgaaTGTCTGCTCCTACTCCTGAGGTGTTAAGGAAAGTAAAAGCTCTCCCCTCCAGAAGTGAACGCTCTCCCCAAGAGCAGTGCCGTTGGGGGtgcagggggaagggggaaggccaGCAGCCCCCGTCCTCAGCCTGAAGGTCAACACAAAAGGCCCAcacagcagccaccagaagcgtCTTccctttattttagtttattaataGGATACAGAGTGCAGGCACTTACAGTGGTCAAACCGAGCGAGCGAGAAGGTCTGCTCACAGAGAGGCCACCTGGGCCCGACCCGTGGGGGAGGCCTGAGTGGGAGCCCAGAGGCCCCCGAAGCTTCCCCACCCACTCAGCCCTGAGCCCAGGCTGCCCCGGGGacccaggaggaggaggtggcCCAGGGAGGAGAGAGCGAGGTTGGCCGGGCCGAGTGTTCCGGACCTGGGAAAGGCACCTCCGGCAGCCGAGGCTGGGCCGTGCAGTTAATACGGCCAAGGAAGGAATATGTACAACTTGGGTGGGCGGGTAGCGCTGGGCCCACTGGGCCTGGCTCGCCGCTGGGAGCTCCCACTGCTGAGAAGCAGACACACTCCTTGTGCCCCAGCAAGGACTGGGGGTATGGACACCCTCGGTGCCGTTTCTAGAAAGCCTGGCCTACTCAGGCTTTCCTGGCCAGAGAAGCCCCTGGGTGAGCACCGCCACCCCAGCCTGGACCCCTCATTCAAGATGGCACTCAGGATGCAGCTGCCTCCTCTGCTACCTGAGACCCCATCCCCCAAAGTGCAACACCCCGGCTCCCCTCATCCTGGGGCTCCAGGGCCCCTCCATTCAGTGCTGTGTCCAGCTGGGGATGGGGGCCAGGCCAGCCCCTGACTGGGGCCAGGGTTAGGGAAGAGTCAGGGGCTGCCTGCAGGGAGCCTGGTCCCGCGTGGGGACTGGAAGGCCAGGGGTGGCGGTGGATGGGCCCGGACCACCGAAGCTCCTGCACCGAGGGTCCTGCTCGAGGACCCCCGAGAACATGCTGCCCGCAGCCTAGTCGAGCAGGGATGGCTCGGCTGGGCGGATAATGGTAGGCCGGCTGGGCGCAGCAGGGGGTCTTCTGCTGCAAAGAGAATAGAGATAGacggggaaggggagagggcagtGAGGCCGGAAGCAGGGCAAGGAGGAGGACCCAGGCCCCACCACCGCTGCCCCAGGCTGCTGCCCGAAGTCGGCTGCTCCTCTAAAGGCTGCTCGGGTGCTGGAAAGGAGCGTGCCAAGCCTGGACATCAGTACCCCCGTCATTACTCCcttgctctgtgaccctgggcaagtccccCGCCCGCCCTGGACCTCAGGTTACTCACAGGAGAAGTAGGGAGGAAAGACCCTGGcctgcagggtggggagaggcagggctggggcgggCAGTGACTGACGTGCGTATCCTCAGAAAGGGGACAGGTGAAAACCGGAAGGGGCCCCGTGGGAGGGGACCCAAGCTACGTGGTGGGCCCATTTGCTCACAAAGAGGACAGGCCCGAGAGCCTGGGAGTCACCCTGACTCCACCACTCCATGAATTtggcctctctgagtctcagtttccccaccagCCCAATGGGGATGCCAGTGACTCCTCCGCTCCCTGCAGGGCACAGGCTGGTGGCTCTAGGTGGCAGGCAGCGAGGGGGTCCAGCCTTACCTGGGCACTCCAGGGGGGATGCCGGGTGGAATCCGAGCTGGCCGAGATGGGATCTGAGGCGGGGCTGAGAAGGGGTCATTGTTGGCAAACACGCTGGGGTGGGGTCCGGGCCGGGATGGGATGGGGGGCGCTGAGAAGGAGGCTGCTGCCCCCACCGGCACAGGAATCAGGGGGGGCCCCGGGGTGGGGCCCCTCACTGCTGGGGGCCGGCCTGGGGGGTGCATGCTGGACACAGGCCGGCGCTGCGGAGTGGGGctgtggaggaaggagagggtgtGAGCTGAAGATGGGGGGTGGCAGCACTGGCCGCATCCGTGTGGCCGCGGAAGCCCGAGGCGGGGCGTGGGGTGCTGGCCACGGTGGCCTCCTCTGTAACATGGGCTGGCACCAGCTACCACCCAGCCAGATGCAGGTGACTGCCCGGTCCTGGGCGTGGGGCAGCGCAGATACACTGGGCCCCTCCGTCCAGCCCCAAGACCTGAGCCAGGGCGCAGCACCTGTCCTCAGCTGCGAAGGGCTCCTGCTTCCCTCTGGCCTCGTTCCCGTGGGCATTCCCCTCTCACTGGCCCTACTCAGGCCTTCCCCGCTCCTCTAATCCCCCCTCTATAGCCAAAGATCCTTtcagagcccagccctgcccttcagATCAGGTCCAAATGCCTCCAGAGGCTGCAGGGCCCAAAGGCCTCTGTCCCaggtgccccccccaccccgcccaagGCTCCCCTCTGGGGCCAAGCACTTGATGCCCCTCAGGCTGGTTGCTGTACCCTCTCCCCGAGGAACTCCAAGGCTCCCCAAGGGCTCAGTAGGGCTGGCACCTTCTGAGATTTCCCTGACCaatcctctctcctcccactaTCTGTCCTGTCACTGGTTAGATGTCCCTGCCCAATGCTCTGACTTGCCCATGCCAGGGCCTTATTTCCATCTCAGCTCCAGGGTGGACAGGGCGGGGGATGCTGGTTACACCCTCCACGTGTCCCTCCAGTTCCCCCCCGCCCACCATTCTCAGCTATGCTCTATGCCCCAGGAGCTCACCCGTATGGCCGGGGTTGCCCAGGCCCCTTGCCCTCTCTGGCTTCTGTTTGGGGCTTAACCAATGGAAGGCACCAGGAGACAGGCAGGCCTTTAACCCTCTGTCTCCAGTCCCTTCAGGCCTAGGCGAGGAGGCAGTCCCACACTGTGGCTAGCCCTGGGTGCTGAGCCATCCGTGGTCGGGGCCCCTGCACCCCGCCCACCCGTGGGTTGTGCCCTGATGGACACATGGGGGCGTGGCAGGGGGTGGAGCTGGGATCCCGCAGGCAGCAGCCTCTGCAGCCTGCAGGCGACCAGGCCTCGCAGACCTGTGGCTGCTGGTGCTCTGGAGCCAGGTGTCATCAACGGGCGGGGGCACGGGTGTGGACACGGTGCTGGTGCTGATGTCCCCGATGATGCTGAGCGCCTCCTTGAGCGCGTGGTACATGCGCAGCATGTCGTCCCGCCGCTGGGCCTGGTCAGCCGACTCCTCCATGAGGCTGCTCTGGTCCGCCGATGAGTACAGGTACGCCAGCAGCTCATGGTGGATGAAGGCCTTCGTCTGAGGACAAGGGTTGGAGAGGTCAGGGCTTCCCACCACACCAGCCAAGAGCTCAGCCAGCCTTGCGAAGGGCCAGAAGAGCACCCAGCGTGCTGGGCGGGGCTTCGTCTTTCACCTGACTGCAGAACGTGGGAGACACTTACAAGGAGGTGAGCTCTCCACTCAGTT
Protein-coding regions in this window:
- the TMED1 gene encoding transmembrane emp24 domain-containing protein 1 yields the protein MMAAGAALALALWLLLPPVGVGGAGPPPIQDGEFTFLLPAGRKQCFYQSAPANASLETEYQVIGGAGLDVDFTLESPQGVLLVSESRKADGVHTVEPTEAGDYKLCFDNSFSTISEKLVFFELIFDSLQDDEEVEGWAEAVEPEEMLDVKMEDIKESIETMRIRLERSIQMLTLLRAFEARDRNLQEGNLERVNFWSAVNVAVLLLVAVLQVCTLKRFFQDKRPVPT